Proteins from a genomic interval of Cupriavidus pauculus:
- a CDS encoding glycosyltransferase, which produces MQTSLSLSPVEVSVVIPVYNEEDGLQALFDRVYPALDSLGESYEIIFVNDGSADRSPAMLAAQYHKRPDVTRVILFNGNFGQHMAILAGFEHTRGRIVITLDADLQNPPEEIPRLVAEMRKGHDYVGTIRRQRNDTAFRRYASRAMNRLRERITKIKMTDQGCMLRAYDRNIIDTINACREVNTFIPALAYTFSSNPVEIEVGHEQRHAGESKYSLYQLIRLNFDLVTGFSIVPLQWFSAIGTMLSITSAGLFVVLLIRRFILGSEVQGVFTLFAFNFFLIGIMLFGIGLLGEYIGRIYQEVRDRPRYRIQAVLERDPERDGQPEASCAP; this is translated from the coding sequence ATGCAAACGTCTCTCTCACTAAGTCCCGTCGAGGTCTCGGTCGTCATTCCCGTCTACAACGAGGAAGACGGCTTGCAGGCGCTGTTCGACCGCGTCTATCCGGCGCTGGACAGCCTGGGCGAATCGTACGAGATCATCTTCGTCAACGACGGCAGCGCGGACCGCTCGCCGGCGATGCTGGCCGCGCAGTACCACAAGCGCCCCGACGTGACGCGCGTGATCCTGTTCAACGGCAACTTCGGCCAGCACATGGCCATCCTGGCCGGCTTCGAGCACACGCGCGGGCGCATCGTCATCACGCTGGACGCCGACCTGCAGAACCCGCCCGAGGAAATCCCGCGCCTGGTGGCCGAGATGCGCAAGGGCCACGACTACGTGGGCACCATCCGGCGCCAGCGCAACGACACGGCGTTCCGGCGCTATGCGTCGCGCGCGATGAACCGGCTGCGCGAGCGCATCACCAAGATCAAGATGACGGACCAGGGCTGCATGCTGCGCGCCTACGACCGGAACATCATCGACACGATCAACGCGTGCCGCGAGGTCAACACGTTCATCCCGGCGCTGGCCTACACGTTCTCGTCGAACCCGGTCGAGATCGAGGTGGGCCACGAGCAGCGCCACGCCGGGGAGTCGAAATACTCGCTCTACCAGCTCATCCGGCTGAACTTCGACCTCGTGACCGGCTTCTCGATCGTGCCGCTGCAGTGGTTCTCAGCCATCGGTACGATGCTGTCGATCACGTCGGCCGGGCTGTTCGTGGTGCTGCTGATCCGGCGTTTCATCCTGGGCTCGGAAGTCCAGGGCGTGTTCACGCTGTTCGCCTTCAACTTCTTCCTGATCGGCATCATGCTGTTCGGCATCGGCCTGCTGGGCGAGTACATCGGCCGGATCTACCAGGAAGTCCGCGACCGTCCGCGCTACCGCATCCAGGCGGTGCTGGAGCGCGACCCCGAACGTGACGGCCAACCGGAGGCATCGTGCGCGCCGTAG
- a CDS encoding bifunctional UDP-4-keto-pentose/UDP-xylose synthase, with product MKKVLILGVNGFIGHHLTRRILETTQWEVYGMDMASDRLGDLVNHPRMHFSEGDITINKEWVEYNIRKCDVILPLVAIATPATYVRNPLRVFELDFEANLPIVRSAVKYGKHLVFPSTSEVYGMCTDDEFDPEASSLVYGPINKPRWIYACSKQLMDRVIHAYGMEQGLNYTLFRPFNWIGAGLDSIFESKEGSSRVVTQFLGHIVRGEPIKLVDGGAQKRAFADISDGISALMQIIENKNGVASGKIFNIGNPANIHSVRELAEMMLSMAAEYPEYADYARQTRIVETSSGDFYGKGYQDVQHRVPKIDNTVQELGWKPEVTMEQALRRIFEAYRDKVVDARTLVDGDN from the coding sequence ATGAAAAAGGTCCTGATTCTTGGCGTCAACGGCTTCATTGGCCACCACCTGACGCGCCGCATCCTGGAGACCACGCAGTGGGAGGTCTACGGCATGGACATGGCGTCCGACCGCCTTGGCGACCTGGTGAACCACCCGCGCATGCATTTCTCCGAGGGTGACATCACGATCAACAAGGAGTGGGTCGAGTACAACATCCGCAAGTGCGACGTGATCCTGCCGCTGGTGGCCATCGCCACGCCGGCCACCTACGTCCGCAACCCGCTGCGCGTGTTCGAGCTGGACTTCGAGGCCAACCTGCCGATCGTGCGCAGCGCCGTGAAGTACGGCAAGCACCTGGTGTTCCCGTCGACCTCCGAGGTCTATGGCATGTGCACCGATGACGAATTCGATCCCGAGGCGTCGTCGCTGGTCTACGGCCCGATCAACAAGCCGCGCTGGATCTACGCCTGCTCCAAGCAACTGATGGACCGCGTGATCCACGCCTACGGCATGGAGCAGGGCCTGAACTACACGCTGTTCCGCCCGTTCAACTGGATCGGCGCCGGGCTGGACTCGATCTTCGAGTCGAAGGAAGGCTCGTCGCGCGTGGTGACGCAGTTCCTGGGCCATATCGTGCGCGGCGAGCCGATCAAGCTCGTCGACGGCGGCGCCCAGAAGCGCGCGTTCGCCGATATCTCGGACGGCATCTCGGCGCTGATGCAGATCATCGAGAACAAGAACGGCGTGGCCAGCGGCAAGATCTTCAACATCGGCAACCCGGCCAACATCCACTCGGTGCGCGAGCTGGCCGAGATGATGCTGTCGATGGCGGCCGAGTACCCCGAGTACGCCGACTACGCGCGCCAGACCCGGATCGTGGAAACGTCGTCGGGCGACTTCTACGGCAAGGGCTACCAGGACGTGCAGCACCGCGTGCCGAAGATCGACAACACGGTGCAGGAGCTGGGCTGGAAGCCCGAGGTGACGATGGAGCAGGCGCTGCGCCGCATCTTCGAGGCGTACCGCGACAAGGTGGTGGACGCCCGCACACTGGTCGACGGCGACAACTGA
- a CDS encoding formyltransferase, translated as MRAVVFAYHNVGDRCLRVLHAQGVDVALVVTHRDRPDENIWFQRVADTAAELNLSFVYGEDPADPALADAIRAAAPDVIFSFYYRAMIPADVLAIAPRGAFNMHGSLLPKYRGRVPVNWAVLHGETETGATLHAMEAKPDAGYIVDQTAVPILPDDTAGQVFEKVTVAAEQTLWRVLPAMKAGQTPKRPNRLADGSYFSGRKPEDGRIDFRQPAAAVYNLIRAVAPPYPGAFTDLGGRRFIVAQARRLDAAAVPGGLPPGLHVVDGHIVAICGDGGALRVLQLLQGSSADHADPVSAPEFQNITAQH; from the coding sequence GTGCGCGCCGTAGTCTTTGCCTATCACAACGTCGGCGACCGCTGCCTGCGCGTGCTGCACGCGCAGGGCGTGGACGTGGCGCTGGTGGTCACCCATCGCGACCGGCCCGACGAGAACATCTGGTTCCAGCGCGTGGCGGACACCGCCGCGGAGTTGAACCTGTCCTTCGTCTATGGCGAGGACCCGGCAGATCCGGCGCTGGCCGACGCGATCCGCGCCGCCGCGCCCGACGTGATCTTCTCGTTCTACTACCGCGCGATGATCCCGGCCGACGTGCTGGCCATCGCGCCACGCGGCGCCTTCAACATGCACGGCTCGCTGCTGCCCAAGTACCGGGGCCGCGTGCCCGTGAACTGGGCCGTCCTGCATGGCGAGACCGAGACCGGTGCCACGCTGCACGCGATGGAAGCCAAGCCCGACGCCGGCTACATCGTCGACCAGACCGCCGTGCCGATCCTGCCCGACGACACCGCCGGGCAGGTCTTCGAGAAAGTCACCGTGGCCGCCGAGCAGACGCTCTGGCGCGTGCTGCCTGCCATGAAGGCGGGCCAGACGCCCAAGCGCCCGAACCGGCTGGCCGACGGCAGCTACTTCTCGGGCCGCAAGCCCGAGGACGGCCGGATCGATTTCCGGCAGCCCGCGGCAGCCGTCTACAACCTGATCCGCGCCGTGGCGCCGCCCTACCCGGGCGCGTTCACAGACCTGGGCGGCCGCCGCTTCATCGTGGCGCAGGCGCGCCGGCTGGACGCCGCCGCCGTACCCGGGGGGCTGCCACCGGGCCTGCACGTCGTGGACGGCCACATCGTCGCCATCTGCGGCGACGGCGGCGCGCTACGGGTGCTGCAACTGCTGCAGGGCAGCAGCGCCGACCATGCGGACCCCGTGTCCGCCCCCGAATTCCAGAACATCACCGCACAGCATTGA
- a CDS encoding DegT/DnrJ/EryC1/StrS family aminotransferase → MTASAPQDFLPFVRPQIDDATIAEVGKVLASGWITSGPKVQAFEAALSDLFGGRPVRTFSNGSATMEIALRIADIGPGDEVITTPITWVATANVVLAVGARPVFVDIDPVTRNIDLDAVEAAITPRTRAIMPVYLSGLPVDMDRLYAIAGRHGLRVIEDAAQAIDSRWRGQRIGAFGDLVSFSFQANKNITTVEGGCLVMNTPEEARRAERLRLQGVIRTGMDGMDVEEPGGKFNLTDVNAAIGLAQLAQLDGITARRAALAETYFRCAADLGLADLGIEVPVPRDADVATTNWHMFQVVLPTDRLEGGPADARRRVMEAMRERGVGTGVHYPPVHLFTYFRSLGWREGMLPHAERIGRGIVTLPLFPAMQAADVERVCATLSETCKRLSH, encoded by the coding sequence ATGACTGCTTCCGCTCCGCAGGATTTCCTGCCGTTCGTCCGCCCCCAGATCGACGACGCGACCATTGCCGAAGTGGGCAAGGTGCTGGCATCGGGCTGGATCACGTCCGGCCCCAAGGTGCAGGCGTTCGAGGCGGCGCTGTCCGACCTGTTCGGCGGCCGGCCCGTGCGCACGTTCTCCAACGGCTCGGCCACGATGGAGATTGCGCTGCGCATCGCCGACATCGGCCCGGGCGACGAGGTCATCACCACGCCGATCACCTGGGTGGCCACGGCCAACGTGGTGCTGGCCGTGGGCGCCAGGCCGGTGTTCGTCGACATCGACCCGGTCACGCGCAACATCGACCTGGACGCCGTGGAGGCGGCCATCACGCCGCGCACGCGCGCCATCATGCCGGTGTACCTGTCCGGCCTGCCGGTCGACATGGACCGGCTCTACGCCATTGCGGGACGCCACGGCCTGCGGGTCATCGAGGACGCCGCGCAGGCCATCGACTCGCGCTGGCGCGGCCAGCGCATTGGCGCGTTTGGCGACCTGGTCAGCTTCAGCTTCCAGGCCAACAAGAACATCACGACCGTCGAGGGCGGCTGCCTGGTCATGAACACACCCGAGGAAGCCCGGCGCGCCGAGCGCCTGCGGCTGCAGGGCGTGATCCGCACCGGCATGGACGGCATGGACGTCGAGGAACCGGGCGGCAAGTTCAACCTGACCGACGTGAACGCGGCGATCGGGCTGGCGCAACTGGCGCAGCTCGATGGCATCACCGCCCGCCGCGCCGCGCTGGCCGAGACCTATTTCCGCTGTGCGGCGGACCTGGGCCTGGCCGACCTGGGCATCGAAGTGCCCGTGCCGCGCGACGCCGATGTCGCCACCACGAACTGGCACATGTTCCAGGTGGTGCTGCCGACCGACCGGCTCGAAGGCGGCCCGGCCGACGCGCGCCGCCGCGTGATGGAAGCCATGCGCGAGCGCGGCGTGGGCACCGGTGTCCACTACCCGCCCGTGCACCTGTTTACCTATTTCCGCTCGCTGGGCTGGCGCGAGGGCATGCTGCCGCATGCCGAGCGCATTGGCCGCGGCATCGTGACGTTGCCGTTGTTCCCGGCCATGCAGGCCGCCGACGTCGAGCGGGTTTGCGCAACCCTCAGCGAAACATGCAAACGTCTCTCTCACTAA
- a CDS encoding polysaccharide deacetylase family protein, with translation MARICLKVDVDTLRGTREGVPALLSMLSAVQADATFLFSLGPDHTGWALRRVFRPGFLKKVSRTSVVSNYGLRTLMYGVLLPGPDIGRRAAAEMRAAAAAGHECGIHTWDHVYWQDNVRTRDAGWTRRQMQQSFDRFTDIFGAPPPTHGAAGWQMNDEAFRQIDDWSMAYASDGRGTGPYRPTVAGQPCRHVQMPTTLPTLDELIGVDDLTEDNVHHAVLKLTEGDADHVFTLHTELEGGKLAPVFRRLLAGWRAQGHDLVSMATYYRHLDAASLPAQPVAWGEIPGRSGELILQPQR, from the coding sequence ATGGCCCGCATTTGCCTGAAGGTAGACGTCGACACGCTGCGCGGCACCCGCGAGGGCGTGCCGGCGCTGCTGTCGATGCTGTCGGCCGTGCAGGCCGACGCCACGTTCCTGTTCAGCCTGGGCCCGGATCACACCGGCTGGGCGCTGCGGCGCGTGTTCCGGCCCGGCTTCCTGAAGAAGGTGTCGCGCACGTCGGTGGTGTCCAACTACGGCCTGCGCACGCTGATGTACGGCGTGCTGCTGCCCGGCCCCGACATCGGCCGCCGCGCCGCCGCCGAGATGCGCGCGGCCGCCGCCGCGGGCCACGAGTGCGGCATCCACACCTGGGACCACGTCTACTGGCAGGACAACGTGCGCACGCGCGACGCCGGCTGGACGCGCCGCCAGATGCAGCAGTCGTTCGACCGCTTTACCGACATCTTCGGCGCGCCGCCGCCCACCCATGGCGCGGCCGGCTGGCAGATGAACGACGAGGCGTTCCGCCAGATCGACGACTGGAGCATGGCCTACGCCTCCGACGGGCGCGGCACCGGCCCGTACCGGCCCACCGTGGCGGGCCAGCCGTGCCGGCACGTGCAGATGCCGACCACGCTGCCCACGCTCGACGAACTGATCGGCGTGGACGACCTGACCGAGGACAACGTCCACCACGCGGTGCTGAAGCTCACCGAAGGCGACGCCGACCACGTCTTCACGCTCCACACCGAACTGGAAGGCGGCAAGCTGGCGCCCGTGTTCCGGCGCCTGCTGGCCGGCTGGCGCGCCCAGGGCCACGATCTGGTGTCGATGGCCACCTACTATCGCCACCTCGACGCGGCGTCGCTGCCGGCGCAGCCCGTCGCCTGGGGCGAGATTCCCGGCCGCAGCGGCGAACTGATCCTCCAGCCGCAGCGCTGA
- a CDS encoding SMR family transporter encodes MTLSTFAFILTGVLLNACAQLLLKAGTNAVGAITLERATILTTAFRVLTQWPVIAGLTCYVISVGVWIVGLSRVDVSIAYPMLSLGYVVNALAAWWLFGEMIGPLRMAGIVLILAGVFLIARS; translated from the coding sequence ATGACCCTGTCGACTTTCGCTTTCATCCTCACGGGCGTGCTGCTCAACGCCTGCGCGCAGCTGCTGCTCAAGGCAGGCACCAACGCCGTGGGCGCCATCACGCTGGAACGCGCGACGATTCTGACCACGGCGTTCCGCGTGCTGACCCAGTGGCCGGTGATCGCCGGACTGACCTGCTACGTGATCAGCGTGGGCGTGTGGATCGTCGGGCTCTCGCGCGTGGATGTTTCCATCGCCTACCCGATGCTGTCGCTTGGCTACGTGGTCAACGCGCTGGCCGCGTGGTGGCTGTTCGGCGAGATGATCGGCCCCTTGCGCATGGCCGGCATCGTGCTGATACTCGCTGGCGTTTTCCTGATTGCCCGTTCCTGA